The Deltaproteobacteria bacterium genome has a window encoding:
- a CDS encoding MerR family transcriptional regulator, whose product MYLINEVSREVNLSQKRIREYEKEGFIKPKRHPHTNNRLYTDFEVLQVRRIHDLIHQRGFTLTGLKNLLVMAPCWNVFDCDTREDCPAYKNPHVPCWSVREKQETLCPGPCERCAVFMNREFKKEYVLEHNRDNRFQS is encoded by the coding sequence GTGTATCTGATCAACGAGGTTAGCAGGGAGGTCAATCTCTCCCAAAAGCGCATTCGAGAATACGAGAAAGAAGGGTTCATCAAACCCAAGCGTCACCCTCACACCAACAATCGGCTGTACACGGATTTCGAGGTGCTTCAGGTCCGAAGAATACACGACTTGATCCACCAGCGGGGTTTCACGCTCACCGGGCTGAAAAACCTCCTGGTTATGGCCCCGTGCTGGAACGTGTTCGACTGCGACACTCGCGAGGATTGCCCGGCGTACAAAAATCCGCATGTGCCGTGTTGGAGTGTGCGTGAGAAACAAGAGACGCTGTGTCCGGGTCCCTGTGAGCGATGCGCCGTATTCATGAATCGCGAATTCAAGAAAGAGTAT
- a CDS encoding ABC transporter permease — protein MWVYLLKRLASMIPLLIGITLISFVVIHLAPGSPVDLQTEMNPKASPEARARLEKLYGLDQPLHVQYFLWLSRMLRLDFGRSFSPDGRPVADKILERLPITILINVLSLALILAVAVPIGIVSAVRPNSLFDKSTTVFVFIGFATPTFWLALLCMLFFGVHLGWLPISGISSYNADQMSDPAWLWDRTKHLILPVLISAFGGLAGFSRYMRFNMLEVIGQDYITTARAKGLSEMRVILKHALRNALMPVITVLGLSVPGLIGGSVIFESIFAIPGMGQLFYQSVMARDYPVIMGSLVIGAVLTLVGNLLADVSYAVVDPRIRTGK, from the coding sequence ATGTGGGTCTATTTACTCAAACGATTAGCATCCATGATCCCGCTTCTCATCGGGATCACTTTGATTTCGTTCGTGGTGATTCATCTGGCTCCGGGCTCGCCGGTGGATCTGCAAACCGAGATGAATCCCAAGGCTTCCCCCGAGGCGCGCGCCCGCCTCGAGAAGCTCTACGGCCTGGATCAGCCCCTTCACGTTCAATACTTCCTCTGGCTTTCCCGGATGCTGCGGCTGGACTTCGGGCGCTCGTTTTCTCCGGACGGGCGGCCCGTAGCGGACAAAATCCTCGAGCGGTTGCCTATCACGATTCTTATCAACGTACTGAGCCTGGCGCTGATCCTGGCTGTGGCCGTACCCATAGGGATTGTTTCCGCCGTTCGGCCGAACAGCCTTTTTGACAAATCCACGACGGTTTTCGTATTCATCGGGTTCGCCACGCCGACTTTCTGGCTGGCCCTGTTGTGCATGCTGTTTTTCGGCGTTCACCTGGGCTGGTTACCCATCAGCGGCATCTCGTCCTACAACGCCGATCAGATGAGCGACCCGGCCTGGCTATGGGATCGGACTAAACACCTGATCCTGCCGGTGCTCATTTCGGCCTTCGGCGGTTTGGCCGGTTTTTCTCGCTACATGCGGTTCAACATGCTGGAGGTGATCGGTCAGGATTACATCACCACGGCCCGAGCCAAGGGACTCAGCGAAATGCGCGTGATCCTGAAGCACGCGTTGAGGAACGCTCTAATGCCGGTGATTACCGTTCTCGGATTGTCCGTGCCCGGATTGATCGGAGGGAGCGTTATCTTCGAATCCATATTCGCCATACCCGGCATGGGGCAACTCTTTTACCAGAGCGTGATGGCTCGGGATTATCCGGTGATCATGGGTTCTCTCGTAATAGGAGCCGTGCTGACGCTGGTCGGCAACCTGCTGGCGGACGTCTCGTACGCCGTGGTGGATCCCAGAATCAGGACGGGAAAGTGA
- the lpxA gene encoding acyl-ACP--UDP-N-acetylglucosamine O-acyltransferase, with protein MKVHPTAVIHEESSLGSDVEVGPYAVIEDHVVIGDHCRIMAGAHIKSYTTMGSYNTIHTGAVIGDLPQDLSFEGERSYVRIGDHNIFREHATVHRGTKPESVTTIGDHNFFMVNAHVAHNCSVGNHVIMVNNSSLAGHVEVQDSAMLSSLCLVHQFCRVGRHSLMRGAARTSKDVPPFCIVDGVHTVRALNLVGLQRAGFSEERIRSLKKSFSIVFRSGKRLSTALEEVEATVPQTPDVQHLLEFMRSSERGVAFGKK; from the coding sequence ATGAAGGTACATCCTACGGCTGTTATTCACGAGGAAAGCTCGCTTGGCTCCGACGTTGAAGTCGGTCCGTATGCCGTGATCGAGGACCACGTCGTCATTGGCGACCATTGCCGCATCATGGCGGGAGCGCATATCAAATCGTACACAACCATGGGCTCTTACAACACGATCCACACGGGCGCCGTGATCGGAGACCTTCCTCAGGACCTCTCCTTTGAAGGGGAAAGAAGCTATGTTCGCATCGGAGACCACAATATTTTTCGTGAGCATGCCACGGTGCATCGGGGCACCAAACCGGAAAGCGTAACGACGATTGGGGATCACAATTTCTTTATGGTGAACGCGCACGTGGCGCACAACTGCTCTGTTGGAAATCATGTGATTATGGTGAACAATTCGTCGTTGGCGGGGCATGTGGAGGTGCAAGATAGCGCTATGCTCAGTTCCTTGTGTCTGGTCCATCAGTTCTGCCGGGTCGGACGACATTCGCTGATGAGGGGAGCCGCCAGGACGAGCAAGGATGTACCTCCGTTCTGTATAGTGGACGGCGTGCATACCGTGCGAGCGCTGAATCTGGTGGGGCTCCAGAGGGCCGGGTTCTCCGAGGAGCGGATTCGATCGCTCAAAAAGAGTTTCAGCATAGTGTTTCGTTCGGGGAAGAGGTTGTCGACGGCCCTCGAGGAGGTGGAGGCAACGGTCCCTCAAACACCTGACGTGCAGCATCTGCTTGAATTTATGAGGTCTTCGGAGCGGGGGGTGGCTTTTGGAAAGAAGTGA
- a CDS encoding MucR family transcriptional regulator: MAKTLTEMAVEIVQAQAGVGKMSPEEIESALHKTFSTLKSIQDLESGKRELVEPEEASELEMYRKDPLKSVQRNKVISLENGQEFKVITNRHLSQFGLTTKEYKKKWGIPLNQPLAAKSLTAKRKRWAKERGLGEMLKKARAKKAGKK, encoded by the coding sequence ATGGCCAAAACATTGACTGAAATGGCTGTCGAGATTGTCCAAGCGCAAGCCGGCGTGGGCAAGATGTCTCCAGAAGAAATTGAAAGCGCGCTTCACAAAACGTTTTCAACACTCAAGAGCATACAGGATCTCGAGAGCGGCAAGAGAGAGCTGGTTGAGCCAGAGGAAGCCAGTGAGTTAGAGATGTACAGGAAGGACCCCCTGAAGTCCGTCCAGAGAAACAAAGTGATCAGCCTTGAAAACGGTCAAGAGTTCAAAGTAATCACCAATAGACATCTAAGTCAGTTCGGATTGACCACCAAGGAATATAAGAAAAAATGGGGGATTCCTTTGAATCAGCCGTTGGCCGCTAAGTCGTTGACGGCAAAAAGGAAAAGATGGGCCAAAGAACGGGGCCTGGGCGAAATGCTGAAGAAGGCTCGCGCCAAGAAGGCGGGAAAGAAATAA
- a CDS encoding ABC transporter permease encodes MRDTLLSENWRRFRANRLALVGSLVVLFLFVVSLAAPVLAPHDPEVINVKLILSPPSPEHPFGTDQLGRDLLSRMIYGSQISLKVGFVAVGIATLIGIVLGALAGFYRGWVDVVIMRFVDVMLCFPSFFLILAVIAFLEPSIWNIMAVIGLTGWMGVARLVRAEFLSLREREFVLAARAAGAGDMRIIFFHILRNAWAPVVVSATLGVAGAILTESALSFLGIGVQPPTPSWGNILTEGKDNLQIAWWLSLYPGLAILVSVLGFNLLGEGIQAALNPKMRN; translated from the coding sequence ATGCGGGACACGCTTCTGTCGGAAAACTGGCGCCGTTTTCGAGCCAACAGGCTTGCGCTGGTCGGAAGTCTGGTGGTGCTTTTTCTCTTCGTCGTGTCTTTGGCGGCTCCAGTCCTGGCTCCCCATGATCCCGAGGTCATCAACGTGAAACTGATTTTGAGTCCCCCGTCCCCGGAACATCCTTTCGGCACGGATCAATTGGGCCGGGACTTGTTGAGCCGGATGATCTATGGTTCCCAGATTTCGTTGAAAGTGGGTTTCGTAGCGGTTGGCATTGCCACTCTCATCGGAATCGTCTTGGGAGCGTTGGCCGGGTTTTACCGCGGGTGGGTCGATGTGGTGATTATGCGGTTCGTGGACGTCATGCTGTGCTTTCCCTCCTTTTTCCTGATCCTGGCCGTGATCGCTTTTTTGGAACCCAGTATCTGGAACATCATGGCCGTGATCGGGCTTACGGGATGGATGGGGGTGGCCCGTCTGGTTCGCGCCGAATTTCTCAGCCTTAGAGAGAGGGAGTTCGTACTTGCGGCGAGGGCGGCCGGCGCGGGAGACATGAGGATCATCTTTTTTCACATTCTGCGAAACGCATGGGCCCCCGTGGTGGTTTCAGCGACGTTGGGAGTGGCGGGGGCCATTCTGACGGAAAGCGCTTTGAGCTTCCTGGGCATTGGAGTTCAGCCTCCCACTCCGAGCTGGGGGAACATTCTCACAGAGGGTAAGGACAATTTGCAGATCGCCTGGTGGCTGTCTCTTTATCCGGGGTTGGCCATCTTAGTGAGTGTTCTGGGGTTCAACCTTCTGGGGGAAGGCATTCAGGCTGCTTTGAACCCCAAAATGAGGAATTAA
- a CDS encoding DUF1343 domain-containing protein, translating to MEEFRIGVEVLLDRGALDLEKSPFGILANQASVDRHLVHTKDLLSQRYPKTLKCLFSPQHGFRGEKQDNMIVSSSYEDSSTGLPVNSLYGENRAPSPEMLKDIEVLVVDLQDVGTRVYTFIYTMALCMMACRRDGKRIPGQVIWEGTNVSEGRGTTRPFEMFGAPYIRATELKERFLARDIPGVVLREIAFEPTFSKWAGETCHGFHLHVVDADLLDIYYVSLCLLQDVMDLYPDGFEWKAPPYEYEYRRMPIDLILGSRTLRLNLEQGADLANERKTWEEELSRFREDRKPFLLYE from the coding sequence ATTGAGGAGTTTCGCATCGGCGTGGAAGTTCTTCTCGATCGCGGCGCTCTCGATCTGGAAAAGAGTCCGTTCGGGATTTTGGCGAACCAGGCCTCCGTGGACCGCCATCTTGTTCACACCAAGGACCTGCTTTCCCAACGGTATCCGAAAACACTGAAGTGCCTGTTTTCACCCCAGCACGGTTTTCGAGGCGAAAAGCAGGACAATATGATCGTATCTTCGAGTTACGAAGATTCGTCAACCGGTCTGCCCGTCAACTCGCTCTATGGAGAGAATCGTGCACCCAGCCCGGAAATGTTGAAAGACATCGAAGTACTGGTGGTGGACCTTCAAGACGTGGGAACCCGGGTGTACACGTTTATATATACCATGGCGCTTTGCATGATGGCGTGCCGGAGGGACGGGAAGAGGATCCCGGGGCAGGTCATTTGGGAAGGGACCAATGTATCCGAAGGACGAGGAACCACGAGACCTTTTGAAATGTTCGGCGCGCCTTACATCCGGGCGACCGAACTGAAGGAACGGTTTTTGGCGCGGGACATACCGGGCGTAGTCCTTCGTGAAATCGCATTCGAGCCCACGTTCAGCAAATGGGCGGGCGAGACGTGTCACGGTTTTCATTTGCACGTGGTCGATGCGGATTTGTTGGACATCTATTACGTGAGCCTGTGCCTGTTGCAGGACGTGATGGACCTTTATCCCGACGGTTTCGAATGGAAAGCTCCTCCTTATGAATACGAATACCGGCGAATGCCGATCGACCTGATCCTCGGGAGCCGCACGCTGCGCCTGAATCTGGAACAGGGGGCGGATCTGGCCAACGAAAGGAAAACCTGGGAAGAGGAGCTTTCCCGGTTCCGGGAGGACCGAAAGCCGTTTCTGTTGTACGAGTGA